A part of Nitrospirota bacterium genomic DNA contains:
- the mtgA gene encoding monofunctional biosynthetic peptidoglycan transglycosylase, whose protein sequence is MKRILYFVITSLIILSVFLWITFPDVSALKKTNPEKTSMMKLREAEWTVKGSKRKIFHAWVPYSRISPYLVKAVIIAEDDKFWRHEGFDYEAIQKALEKDIKAGKFKAGGSTISQQLAKNLYLTPGKNPIRKIKEALITWRLEKALSKKRIIELYLNVVEWGDGVFGAEAAARHHFGKSAIELTPLEAARLAVVLPNPRRFIASGDQNYVNKRANVIYNIMVKRGIVIPEFEELSAESSSTTEPAVPESVPKPAGIEEPVKTGTRESEQSTLPATPPPLLPAR, encoded by the coding sequence ATGAAAAGGATTTTATATTTTGTTATTACCTCTTTGATAATTCTATCAGTATTTTTATGGATAACCTTCCCGGATGTTTCCGCACTTAAAAAGACTAATCCTGAAAAGACCTCAATGATGAAATTAAGAGAGGCTGAATGGACAGTTAAAGGCAGTAAACGTAAAATTTTTCATGCATGGGTACCTTATTCAAGAATCTCCCCTTACCTTGTAAAGGCCGTTATTATTGCTGAAGATGATAAATTCTGGAGGCATGAGGGCTTTGATTATGAGGCTATCCAGAAGGCGCTTGAAAAGGATATCAAGGCAGGTAAATTTAAGGCAGGCGGATCAACTATCAGTCAACAGCTTGCAAAGAATCTTTATCTCACACCAGGTAAGAATCCCATCAGGAAGATAAAAGAGGCATTAATAACATGGAGGCTTGAGAAGGCACTATCTAAGAAAAGGATAATAGAACTTTATCTGAATGTAGTTGAATGGGGGGATGGTGTATTCGGTGCAGAGGCAGCAGCACGGCATCACTTTGGAAAATCTGCCATAGAGCTAACCCCTCTGGAGGCCGCAAGGCTTGCAGTAGTATTGCCGAATCCGAGAAGATTTATCGCATCAGGCGATCAGAATTACGTAAATAAACGTGCAAATGTAATCTATAATATAATGGTTAAACGTGGAATAGTTATACCGGAGTTTGAGGAGTTATCTGCTGAAAGTTCTTCCACAACAGAACCGGCTGTACCGGAGTCAGTGCCAAAGCCCGCCGGCATTGAAGAACCTGTTAAGACAGGAACGCGGGAGTCAGAGCAATCTACTCTTCCTGCTACTCCTCCCCCTCTTCTTCCCGCCCGATAA
- a CDS encoding pilus assembly PilX N-terminal domain-containing protein, which translates to MINSYKEKKSPSPGPSPAGGEGAVLIPPPLTGGGQGEGEQWLFSDEKGTALVIAMVFLALLTTLGIYAIFNSTTELTTSGRYKSDKEAFYAAEGAIEYIKGDGYYFTTKTSMNFPDNDASPHPIVAARSLSANGTDATGTITYVTSGNPPPGYGFSAKDTQSNYFIIEATGTSQAGNQSTQEESVAKILPKS; encoded by the coding sequence ATGATTAATTCATATAAAGAAAAAAAGTCCCCCTCACCCGGACCCTCTCCCGCCGGGGGAGAGGGTGCTGTGCTTATCCCCCCTCCCTTGACGGGAGGGGGGCAGGGGGAGGGTGAGCAATGGTTATTTTCAGATGAAAAAGGTACAGCACTTGTTATAGCAATGGTATTCCTTGCATTACTTACTACATTAGGGATATATGCAATATTTAACTCTACAACTGAGTTAACAACCTCCGGCAGGTATAAGAGTGACAAGGAAGCCTTCTATGCAGCAGAGGGGGCAATTGAGTACATTAAAGGGGATGGATATTATTTTACAACAAAAACATCAATGAATTTTCCTGATAATGACGCATCACCTCACCCGATAGTTGCTGCACGCAGCCTTTCAGCAAATGGGACAGATGCAACAGGTACTATTACTTATGTGACTTCCGGTAACCCGCCGCCGGGCTATGGTTTCAGCGCCAAAGATACACAGTCAAACTACTTTATTATCGAGGCTACAGGAACATCACAGGCCGGTAATCAGAGTACGCAGGAGGAGAGTGTAGCAAAGATTTTACCTAAGTCATAA
- a CDS encoding prepilin-type N-terminal cleavage/methylation domain-containing protein: MNMNNEQQKGFTLIEIMVAVAILGIVLTSLYNLFIGQVRTFEAQRDVTTTQRDIRTSLEMLERDIRMAGLGVPRGVNPIAFVQNGTLLNAAAPDTISINFSLGPVTYLRTSTVTQPGNVIQVNSVTDFVVGNTVNIISKYNNNLVGGYIINAINTVANTLSLNADPTAAGIDTGDFAIKAFNTITYSVAANVTTGRNNLIRNDGTVQSVIIDGVNDFQLSYIMNDKTETSAPATLSDIRRIRIDLIAATTKNVATRNNQQIPREMITIVPVKNIRP; this comes from the coding sequence ATGAACATGAACAATGAACAGCAGAAGGGATTTACCCTGATAGAAATAATGGTTGCTGTTGCTATTCTTGGGATTGTTCTAACCTCCCTTTACAATCTGTTTATCGGTCAGGTCAGGACATTTGAGGCACAGAGGGATGTAACAACAACTCAAAGAGACATAAGGACATCGCTTGAGATGCTGGAACGTGATATAAGGATGGCGGGGCTTGGTGTTCCAAGAGGGGTTAACCCGATTGCCTTTGTTCAGAACGGCACCCTTCTGAATGCAGCAGCGCCGGACACTATAAGCATAAACTTCAGCCTGGGGCCTGTTACATATTTAAGGACATCTACAGTAACCCAGCCCGGAAATGTTATACAGGTTAACTCTGTAACGGATTTCGTTGTTGGCAATACAGTAAATATTATCAGCAAGTATAATAATAATCTGGTCGGGGGATATATTATAAATGCGATAAATACAGTTGCAAATACCTTATCTTTAAATGCAGACCCTACGGCTGCGGGCATAGATACAGGAGATTTTGCCATTAAGGCGTTTAACACTATCACATACAGTGTTGCAGCAAATGTTACAACCGGCAGAAATAATTTGATACGAAATGACGGAACAGTACAGTCAGTTATCATAGACGGGGTCAATGATTTTCAGCTCTCCTATATTATGAATGACAAGACAGAAACAAGTGCACCTGCGACCTTGTCAGATATAAGACGTATCAGGATAGACCTAATCGCAGCAACGACCAAAAATGTGGCAACACGAAACAACCAGCAGATACCAAGAGAGATGATAACAATAGTTCCTGTAAAAAACATAAGACCATGA
- a CDS encoding TldD/PmbA family protein, producing the protein MLPLELLHKTALEGLEFIKTRKDISEAEIFISSLSHLLTRINYTSFILCNGIEEPKSTLSYGIGVQTVFKNGDKRMVGFGSHTGDISIEGVKYAVEKARLSVVDDPDFIALPAPSGIPDMKPDYHDHKLMKLSDEELVDLGWRSLTGALQTFKENKITDSIIIGGDVSIIQERMVLASTTGIDVKDEAAYSSASITTMIESDNAKGSGSEIGMSLNDFKPENAGRTAAMSAINSRHGRRIRSGKYKLILGPQAVADLLGNIVLPSLTLSVVDAASSSFMGKFGKIVADSRLTIVDGGNMPGLPMSRRYTCEGIPTGRTELIKNGVLTGYLSNTYYRNKVLNDPSSKDKIGADPNSITDAIQPKNGFRPGEAMLRNFNGRPSIVPTNVIVESSEAVSRDEIINIIGDGLYIGRIWYTYPLNGLLAGDFTCTVIGDSYVIEGGRIAAPLKPNSIRIADNIHNLLNQVIGISGKNSPILLWGSPEIIYSPEIAVRDIAMNEIA; encoded by the coding sequence ATGCTACCTTTAGAACTATTACATAAAACCGCTTTAGAAGGTCTTGAATTTATCAAGACTCGGAAGGATATCTCTGAGGCTGAGATATTCATAAGCTCCCTGTCACATTTACTAACTCGGATTAACTATACCTCTTTCATACTTTGTAACGGCATTGAAGAACCAAAGTCAACGCTATCGTATGGGATTGGGGTACAGACAGTATTTAAAAATGGTGATAAAAGGATGGTCGGTTTTGGAAGTCACACTGGGGATATCTCAATAGAAGGTGTAAAGTATGCAGTAGAAAAGGCACGATTATCTGTGGTTGATGACCCTGATTTTATCGCCCTTCCGGCACCTTCAGGTATACCGGATATGAAACCTGATTATCATGACCATAAACTGATGAAACTGAGTGATGAAGAACTTGTAGATTTGGGATGGAGGTCATTGACCGGAGCCTTACAAACATTTAAAGAGAATAAAATAACTGATTCCATAATAATTGGTGGTGATGTAAGCATAATTCAGGAAAGAATGGTTCTGGCAAGCACAACCGGAATTGATGTTAAAGATGAGGCAGCATACTCCTCGGCATCAATAACAACCATGATAGAGTCTGATAATGCAAAGGGGAGCGGTTCGGAAATCGGAATGAGTCTTAATGATTTTAAACCTGAAAATGCAGGCAGGACAGCGGCTATGAGTGCAATCAATTCAAGACACGGAAGACGTATCCGTTCAGGGAAATACAAACTGATTTTGGGGCCGCAGGCAGTAGCTGATCTCCTTGGAAATATTGTACTACCCTCACTTACCCTTTCTGTTGTAGATGCTGCAAGCTCTTCATTCATGGGAAAATTCGGTAAGATTGTTGCCGACAGCCGCCTTACTATTGTTGATGGCGGCAACATGCCGGGCCTCCCGATGAGCCGCCGTTACACCTGTGAAGGCATTCCGACCGGACGCACAGAACTGATAAAAAATGGTGTGCTTACCGGATATCTTTCCAACACATACTACAGAAATAAGGTCTTAAATGACCCTTCTTCCAAAGATAAAATTGGGGCTGACCCAAATTCTATTACTGATGCCATACAGCCTAAAAATGGATTCAGACCCGGTGAGGCGATGCTTAGAAACTTCAATGGAAGGCCGTCAATAGTTCCTACTAATGTAATTGTAGAGAGTTCAGAGGCGGTATCCCGCGACGAGATAATAAATATTATTGGTGATGGTTTGTATATCGGCCGCATCTGGTACACATACCCGTTAAACGGCCTGCTTGCAGGAGATTTTACCTGTACTGTGATCGGTGATTCTTATGTAATCGAGGGCGGCAGGATAGCGGCACCGTTAAAACCTAACAGCATAAGGATAGCGGATAATATTCACAATCTGCTGAATCAGGTAATTGGGATTTCGGGAAAGAATAGTCCCATACTCCTGTGGGGTTCTCCTGAGATTATCTATTCCCCTGAGATAGCAGTCAGAGATATTGCAATGAATGAGATAGCATAG
- a CDS encoding PAS domain S-box protein, with product MEHRDKPEDSRIDEDLGLFKSLIDKSNDYIVIVDPQTGKFLYINDSCCDKTGFTREEFLSLRVIDIDPNYPDISAWKVQVDEDRKKGNIIREDITRLRDGTLLPVELSVQFVTIGNKEYRVTILRDITRRKELEKELQFHKELYENIVETIPVCIHVVDRNFILRSWNINMEEYTGLKKADVIWKNLFSVVPGMIKNNWNKIYIQVLTDGVPFEKSGYKYERTIGPKKGETVYQNVKIYPLKEKGTVTGILTVLEDVTEHVLSERIRIEEQKRIYKETIDSLPGLFYIVNKNGYLTMWNKYVEEVSGYNKDNVAGMHALDFFPEDQQDYIGKKINEVFTKGHAIAEAEYLCKDGRKIPHLFTGKVITINNQPHIVGMGLDISERKAMREELLKAQKLESIGVLAGGIAHDFNNILTGILGNISLVKISINPADEIYKRLSEAEKAVHIAQNLTMQLLTFSRGGAPVKKLIYLTGVIRHSAELALRGAKSRCEYTIPDDLLPVEADEGQISQVINNIIINADQAMPNGGIIKVICSNITVGPSDSLPLTEGSYIKVSIEDTGIGIQEEHIKSIFDPYFTTKKKGSGLGLATSYAIIKKHGGLITVESKLGTGTTFYIYIPASDKKIPEEPQDESATDLLHGQGKILLMDDEEIVRNIAGSMLEFLGYEVVFAPDGNQAIELYRNAKVSGHPFDAAIMDLTIPGGVGGKEALINMLKIDPEVRAIVSSGYSDDPVLSEFRRYGFKGMLTKPYKISELSAAVHAVINGVDT from the coding sequence ATGGAACACAGAGATAAACCGGAAGACAGCAGGATTGATGAAGACCTTGGATTATTCAAATCCCTTATAGACAAATCCAATGACTACATAGTTATTGTTGACCCTCAGACCGGTAAATTTTTATATATTAATGACAGTTGCTGTGATAAAACCGGATTTACCCGTGAGGAATTTTTATCTTTGAGGGTAATTGATATTGATCCGAATTACCCTGATATTTCAGCATGGAAAGTGCAGGTTGATGAGGACAGAAAGAAAGGAAACATAATAAGAGAAGATATTACAAGGCTCAGGGATGGAACTTTATTACCTGTTGAGCTGAGTGTTCAATTTGTGACTATCGGCAATAAGGAATATCGTGTAACAATATTAAGGGATATTACAAGGCGTAAGGAGCTTGAGAAGGAGCTGCAATTTCATAAAGAACTCTATGAAAATATTGTTGAAACTATTCCGGTTTGTATCCATGTGGTAGATAGAAACTTCATCCTCAGGAGTTGGAATATCAATATGGAAGAATACACCGGTTTGAAAAAAGCTGATGTGATTTGGAAGAACCTGTTCTCTGTAGTACCTGGGATGATAAAAAACAACTGGAATAAGATTTATATACAGGTGCTGACAGATGGTGTCCCTTTTGAAAAAAGCGGCTATAAATATGAAAGAACAATAGGGCCGAAGAAAGGGGAGACAGTATATCAAAATGTAAAGATATACCCTTTGAAAGAAAAGGGGACTGTTACAGGTATTCTCACAGTCCTTGAAGATGTTACAGAACATGTGTTATCTGAAAGAATAAGGATAGAGGAACAGAAACGGATATATAAAGAAACAATAGACAGCCTGCCTGGACTCTTTTATATTGTAAATAAAAATGGCTATCTCACTATGTGGAATAAATATGTAGAGGAGGTCTCAGGTTATAATAAGGATAATGTCGCAGGTATGCATGCCCTTGATTTTTTCCCTGAAGATCAGCAAGACTATATTGGTAAGAAGATCAATGAGGTATTTACAAAAGGACATGCTATCGCAGAGGCCGAGTACTTGTGTAAAGATGGGAGGAAAATTCCACATCTCTTTACAGGCAAGGTTATAACAATAAACAATCAACCTCATATTGTTGGAATGGGGTTAGACATATCTGAGCGGAAGGCAATGAGAGAGGAGCTGCTCAAAGCCCAGAAACTCGAATCTATAGGGGTTCTTGCAGGCGGTATTGCACATGATTTTAATAATATACTTACCGGTATACTCGGGAACATATCCTTAGTAAAGATTTCGATAAATCCTGCAGATGAGATTTACAAGAGGTTAAGTGAGGCTGAAAAGGCTGTGCATATAGCACAGAACCTTACCATGCAATTATTGACATTTTCACGCGGTGGTGCTCCTGTTAAAAAGCTGATTTACTTAACAGGGGTTATAAGACATTCTGCAGAACTTGCATTAAGAGGGGCAAAATCACGCTGTGAGTACACGATACCTGATGACCTTCTGCCTGTTGAAGCAGATGAAGGCCAGATTAGTCAGGTTATAAATAATATTATCATAAATGCGGACCAGGCCATGCCGAATGGCGGCATTATAAAAGTAATATGCTCTAATATAACAGTCGGCCCATCTGATTCCCTGCCCCTTACAGAAGGGAGCTATATAAAAGTTTCAATAGAAGACACAGGTATCGGCATACAGGAAGAGCACATCAAAAGTATATTCGATCCATATTTTACTACCAAGAAAAAGGGGAGCGGCCTGGGCCTTGCTACATCCTACGCTATAATAAAGAAACATGGCGGTTTAATAACCGTAGAATCAAAGTTAGGGACTGGAACAACCTTTTATATTTATATCCCTGCATCAGATAAAAAAATACCGGAAGAGCCTCAGGATGAAAGTGCAACGGATTTGCTGCATGGGCAAGGGAAAATACTATTAATGGATGATGAAGAGATTGTCAGGAATATTGCAGGGAGTATGCTTGAATTTCTTGGATATGAAGTTGTGTTTGCACCGGATGGCAATCAAGCCATTGAATTATACAGAAATGCAAAAGTCTCAGGACATCCATTCGATGCAGCAATAATGGATTTAACAATACCTGGAGGTGTCGGCGGCAAAGAGGCTTTAATAAACATGCTTAAGATTGACCCTGAAGTCAGGGCTATAGTTTCAAGCGGCTATTCTGATGACCCTGTTTTGTCTGAGTTCAGGAGATATGGATTCAAGGGAATGCTTACAAAGCCTTACAAGATTTCCGAATTGAGTGCGGCAGTACATGCAGTAATCAACGGTGTTGATACCTGA